Proteins encoded together in one Amblyomma americanum isolate KBUSLIRL-KWMA chromosome 1, ASM5285725v1, whole genome shotgun sequence window:
- the SP555 gene encoding SPRY domain-containing SOCS box protein SP555 produces the protein MEDADGQSGPDCRLEPWNWGVEDHSWAWSTTHKSPEVLLLGPRQAQFHPRWSSGTAGVRIARPLARDRRSYWEVHVSHRVFGTSMMWGLCTAQAKLHANAFIDLLGHDQNGWGLSHKGLLWHNNRWRSFTRPFRENEATVLGLLFDGRRGTLTYYKDGICLGVAFQDLHRVREPLYPAVSSTAAKTEMSLANARRDYAGLQDRCRAVILKQTAGPDAVRELRLPLRLQRYLLHEEDI, from the exons ATGGAGGACGCCGACGGCCAAAGCGGCCCCGACTGCCGGCTCGAACCGTGGAACTGGGGCGTCGAGGACCACAGTTGGGCATGGAGCACAACGCACAAGTCACCCGAGGTTCTGCTGCTCGGACCCCGGCAG GCGCAGTTCCACCCGCGCTGGAGCAGCGGGACGGCGGGAGTGCGGATCGCGCGGCCGCTGGCGCGGGACCGGCGCAGCTACTGGGAGGTGCACGTGTCACACCGCGTGTTTGGCACCAGCATGATGTGGGGCCTGTGCACGGCGCAGGCGAAGCTCCACGCCAACGCTTTCATCGACCTGCTTGGCCATGACCAGAATGGATGGGGCCTGTCACACAAG GGTCTGCTATGGCACAACAACCGCTGGCGCTCGTTCACACGCCCCTTCCGCGAGAACGAGGCCACCGTACTGGGCCTGCTGTTCGACGGCCGGCGCGGTACGCTCACCTACTACAAGGACGGCATTTGCTTGGGTGTCGCATTCCAGGACCTGCACCGCGTGCGCGAACCACTCTACCCGGCAGTGTCTTCGACAGCAGCCAAGACCGAGATGTCCCTGGCAAATGCGCGCAGGGACTATGCCGGACTGCAGGACCG TTGCCGTGCGGTGATCCTGAAACAAACAGCTGGGCCTGATGCTGTGCGTGAGCTGAGGCTGCCACTACGACTGCAGCGCTACCTGCTGCACGAGGAGGACATCTGA